Sequence from the Anas acuta chromosome 24, bAnaAcu1.1, whole genome shotgun sequence genome:
TTTTGTGTttaggagggggaaaaaagaaaaaaaggggggaaaaaattacaTCTCCCGGCCAGCCTCTTTCCAGGTTCCCAGGTCGTCGTTTTCAGCCTTGGtgatggcaagaaaaaaaaatggcccAGCAAAGGGTGCCCAGCAAATCCCCCAGGTCTCCGGCCAAAACCTGCTGGGGTCAGAGCCCAGGGGCAGAGCCGGGAGGTTTGGGGAGGACCAAACGCCCCCGGGGGTGGCCACGGTCACCAGCCCGGGGTGCGAGGGGTGtccctgtcctgtcctgtccccaccAGACATCGACGAGTGCCGGCTCAACAACGGGGGCTGCGACCACATCTGCAGGAACACGGTGGGCAGCTTCGAGTGCAGCTGCAAGAAGGGCTACAAGCTGCTCATCAACGAGAGGAACTGCCAAGGTGAGGGCGCTGGGGACCTGGGGACCTCGCCTCTCCCTGCCCTTCGTCCCCGTCCCTTCCTCTGTGGTCCCGTCCCCAAGCAGGGGTCCTGCCCTGGGTGGGCACAGCTCAGCGCCCACCCTGCTCGGCTTCTTGCgagctttgtgttttcttgcatGAGTTTTTTTCCTTGGGTCGGTGATGGGAAGAATCCCAGAGTCAtcagggctggaggagccccccaGGGTCACCTGCTCcaagcaccccccccccactgtccccactgagccgtgtccccaagcaccagcccCAACCTCTcctggagcccccccagggacggggactcccccacctccctgggcaacccgtcccaacgccTGCCCGCTctgtctgagcagaaatggctcctcattgcccacctcaacctcccctggcacagctccaggcCGTTGCACAGGCTGAATCCTGCCTGCCCATCCCATAACCTGGTCTGCTCCCCGCTTGGGGCCATGCTCTGGATGCAGAGCGAGGCTTCGGGTGCCTTTGCCAggctttcctccttccccatcactcagaaggcaggagggagggctGTGTCTCCTGCTCGGCACAGCTTTCCCaccttcctctccccaccccgACGTCCTGCAAAATCTCACCAAACCTTGCCGCTGCGTTGCCAGTGCGCGGCACCACCGGTTGCGGGGCCATTttgggggggcacagggctcccccccagccctgagccGAGGGCAGTGCTCGAACGCAGCTGCTGCAAGCCAAAAACTCGGGCTCTGGCCCCAGCAGGGGGGCGCAGGGCTTGCCGACGCTCCAGGGCTGAGCCCTCTTTCATCTCCGTCCAGGTGCCGCGCGCTCTTGCAAGTTTGACGTGAGCGCGGCAATTAACTTAATGAAGCCAATGAAACGAGGATCAAACCCGCCGGGCTGGGCTCACCCGCGCAGCCGGGGCCGCCCAGCCCTGGAGAGGTGCCCCGCGGGGGTGCGGAGACAGCTCTGGCACCGTCCCGGGGCAGGACGTGCCCGTGCAACAGCTCTGCCCGCCGGGCAGCACCCAAGGGTCCCCGCAGCCGTGCAGAGGGCATGGTTTGGCACGTTTTGGGTgcggagggggctgcaggagttTGGAGGGGGAAGGACATCGGTGTGGGGGGCTGCAGAtgctctggcagcagctggacCATGCAGGGGGGGTGGGACATGAGGTCCCAGAGCATCCCAGTGCAACCAGAGCATCCCAGTGCATCCCAGAGCATCCCAGTGCAGCCCCCCCGTTTGCTGCAGCAGGTGGGGGAGGGCCGTGCCAGccctcagctccctgccttgcctttttcccccctccccagacaTCGACGAGTGCTCGTTCGACCGCACCTGCGACCACCTCTGCATCAACACCCCCGGCAGCTTCCAGTGCCTCTGCAACAAGGGCTACACGCTGTACGGCCTCACCCACTGCGGAGGTAGGGCCGGGCGGGTGCTGGGTCCCCACCTCCCCGATGGGTTCGGGGTCCTGGGGGGGAGCACTCGGGACACCCAGAAACGGGGCAGCCCCACCGCACGGTCGCTGCGAGCCCCCTGGGGCTGTCCCCGAGGGCTGGTttggggggtcccaggggggaTGCCCCATGTCCCCGCCGTGCACCCGGTGCCGGGGCCGGGTGGGGAGGGCGCACGCAGCCAGGGGCTGGTGTCTGCGACTTCAAACGGGGCGACAGGAACAGCTTGCGACTTGTCTGCAGCGGCGGAGAGGGGAGAAATCCCCGGCGTTtttggcagggagctgggacgGGGTGGGAAGGGGAACATCAAAAGGGGCTGAGCTCGGTTTGAGCTCAGGCTGGCTCCCAAGGGCGGGGGCGTGCGGTGCCCCGGGACGCGGGGAGCAGATGGGATGCGCGGGGGGTGCCGGAGAGGGGTCATGGCAGGAGAGGAGGGTGACCCTCCTGAGACCCCCGGTGGCAttccccagcctgggctgcttgGGGTTGGAACCGAGCCTCGTGGGGTCCGCAGCAGGGAGAGGTGACAGCCCCAGGGGGGAACGGGGGGGTTGCCCAGGTCTGTGCCCCGTTTTGGGCTGGGGTCGGGGGTCCCCCCACGGAGGGGCCGTGCTGGAGGGGAGCAGCGGGGAGAGGGGCCGGGCTGCCAAGCAGCTGCCTTTTGAATTGGGCTGCTAAATGCTTCCATGTCGGCTCTGTCTGCTGCCCCCCgcagctccccagcctgccGTGGGGCCGGGCTCAGCCTGGGTGGGCTGCACCCGCCGCCGCCTGGCCCCTGCCCTTGGGGGTGCCACCGGCTGGGGCTTCCCTCAAACCCCCCCAAATTGGggctgtggagctgggaggaggcagagctggaagcaCCCTGCTGGGGCACGGGGTTTGTGCACTTTGGCCATCCAAAATCCCGCTCTGAGGGCAATTCAGCATCACAGGGGTCCCGCTCTGCCCCCCTGacatcccccccccacctctccccgtgtcccccccccagatGTGGACGAATGCAGCATCAACCGCGGGGGCTGCAAATTCGGCTGCATCAACACGCCCGGCAGCTACCAGTGTACCTGTCCCGCCGGCTGCAAGCTGCACTGGAACAAAAAGGACTGCGTAGGTACGTGggggcagagcctgctgctgccagggatgctccagcacagccttgGGGGGTGCcaaaaccccacagcccccaccgTGGCTGTCAGTGGGTGGCGTGCTGGGATTTGGGGCATCCCGCTGCAGGGATGCTCCAGAGCAGGATGATTTTGTCTGGGGTCCCTTGTCCATATGGCATGGGTCTAGATGGGATGGGATGTGCTGTCCTGCTCCCTCTGTCCTGATTTATGGACTTTTTCCATTGATTTATGGACCGTGCTTGGGGCTGGCCGTGAGCTCGTGCCCCGGCAGGTGCCCCTAAATGAATGATTTTTGTGGCCCTGGCTGTGCTCCGGCACCCGCCCAACCCCCTTCACTGGGGAAAGACGCAGCAAAGTGCAGCTTTGCCctaaaaatcctgaaaaatccCAGCGGTGACAGCTCaaggaggagctgggctgggggttgGGATGCTGCTCCCCACGCCGCACCGTGCCGCCAGCTGAGGGGGGACGAGGGGGTCCCGCCGTGGCTCTGTGCCACCCACGGGCGTCCCCCTCTTGTTGTCACCAGCTGGTGCGTGTCCCTCAGAGCTGGTGAAATGCCTGTCAGGTTCCGTGCCGCCGCGGGCCACCCTCACCTGCAACAAGACGGGCAAGAAGGACAGCTGCGCCCTCACCTGCGCCTCCAAGGCTCGCTTCCAGCCAGGTacgggggggttttggggggtccccatctccctgcctgGCCCAAACtgggggcagaggagcagctggcGGAGCACCCTGAGATCCCGAGCCCTGGGATGAGGGAAAAGGagtgtttgtgggttttttttcctggctgagTTTGGCTCCTCGGGATGGGTTTGCGCAGCGCAGGAGCCAGGCggtggggtgctgggtgctgggtgctgccccccaggGTCTCTGCACCCCCTTGGGGCAAGCACCGCCGCTCTGTAGGGACCGTGTGGCTGCaccggggggggctcagcaccgaGGGGCACCCCCAatgcctgctcctccttcccACAGAGTCAGACAGCAGCTACACCGTGAGCTGCGGGACGCCCGTGCTGCGGCAGGGCAGCCAGCAGAGAGCGGCcaacagcagccagcagtgcctCGGTAAGGGGGCTCCGAGCAGCCACCCCCCTCCCCTAAAAAAACCCCCCCCGTGCTGCTCCCCCCTTGCCCCCCGGCTGGTTCAGCACCCGCCTTTTCTTTTAGAGGCTGTCGTTGCGCCAATCAAGCAGAAAGCTTCCTTCAAGATCAAGGACGCCAAGTGCCACCTGCACCCGCGGGCCAAGGGCAAGCAGGACGAGGCGGGGAAAACCGGGGCGCAAGGTGAGGGAGGGTCGGAGGGGGTGctcctgtgtcccccccccggcacggACGGGGCCCTGACTTGTCCCCCCCTCATGCAGGAGGTGCGGCGCCCTGCTCCGACTGCCAGGTTGCCTTCGTCAACCTCAAGTGCGACTCGTCCAAGAAGGGGAAGGGCCGGCGGGCGCGCAACTCCTCCGGCAAGGAGGTGACGCGCATCACGCTGGAGTTCGAGGCTGAGATCAAGCCGGAGGAGACCACAGGTGGGCACGGGGCGGGTGTTTGGGGGGCGGGAAGGAGAGCCCAAGTGGTCCTTGGTGTCCCGCTGGGGTGGGGTGTGGGGTCCCGCTGGGTTTCCCCCTTATCGCCGCCGTCCCTCTTTCTCCCCGCCGCGCACCCAGCCAGCTGCAACCTGCACTGCCTGCGGCAGAAAGTGGAGAAGAAGCTCAAGTCGGCCATCAAAGCCCTGAAGAAATCCATCAACCAGGAGCGGTTCCTGCTGCGCTTCGCCGGGATGGAGTACGAGGTGGCGAGGAAGCTGAGCGTGGCCCCCGAGCGGCAGGAGAGCTGCGGGCCGGGCCAGCAGCGCCTGGGCACCAAGTGTGGTAAGGGGGCACCGCggggagccggggagggggctggcatgtgggtccccccccccccagggataTCCCCCTGCCGTGCCGCTCACCTCCACCCCTGGCTCTCAGTTAGCTGCTCGCAGGGAACCTATTACCACGGGCAGACGGAGCAGTGCGTCCCCTGCCCCTCGGGCACCTACCAGGAGAAGGAGGGGCAGCTCTCCTGTGACCTGTGTCCCCGCAGCGACGCCTTCGGCCCCGTGGGAGCCACCAACATCACCGGCTGCACGGGTAAGGGGGCAcggagggggtttgggggggagtGCCTGGGGACATCCCCACCCTGCGATCTCAGTGCCCCCGTCCAGAAGGTGGAAAAGCCCTGGGCACCCCGGAGACCCCCAGGAGTTCCCCATTTTGGAGCAGGGGAGAAGCTTTTAGAGGGGCCCCACCACTCGGCTCCTATTTTCTCGGGGCTGCTGAGCCTGGCGGGGCGAGGAGCTGGGCAtggggcacccctgggtgctgggtgccagcGATGCCTGTGCCCGCAGGTCAGTGCCCCCCCGGCCAGCACTCCGCCGACGGCTTCAAGCCCTGCCAGCCGTGCCCCCGCGGCTCCTACCAGCCCGAGGTGGGGCGTGCGCTCTGCTTCCCCTGCGGCGGGGGGCTGACCACCAAGCACGAGGGAGCCCTCTCCTTCCAGGACTGTGACACCAAAGGTAGGTCCGAgacagcccccggggggggtaacggggggggtcccatggggTTGTGCCCCCTTTTGAGCCCCCTTTGCTTTCCGCTCCCCCAGTCCAGTGCTCGCCCGGGCACTACTACAACACCAGCGTCCACCGCTGCATTCGCTGCGCCGTGGGCACCTACCAGCCCGATTTTCGGCAGAATTACTGCATCGCCTGCCCCGGCAACACCACCACCGACTTTGACGGCTCCACCTCCGTGTCCCAGTGCAAAAGTAAGCAGGGCATGGTGCTGTGGGGGGGTGGGCGTGCTGTGAGCTGGGGTCTTTCCTCCAAAGCAGCCGATAATTCCTTCAAATAGCATTTTGGGGTTATTTTATTTGGGTATGCAATGAGCAGTGCCACCGAGcgctctcccccccccaccgcccAGTAAACCCTCACTGTCCCAGTCCCCGTGCCACTGGTTCCCAGTGGGACTGGCTCTCCGTGCCCTCTCCCACCTTGCTTGCAGACCGGCAGTGCGGGGGCGAGCTGGGCGAGTACACGGGCTACATCGAGTCCCCAAATTACCCGGGGAATTACCCCGCCAACGTGGAGTGCACCTGGAACATCAACCCGCCCCCCAAGCGCAAGATCCTCATCGTGGTGCCGGAGATCTTCCTGCCCTCCGAGGACGAGTGCGGGGACGTCCTGGTCATGCGGAAAAACTGTAGGTAACCGAGCGCGCCGCGGGGGGAGCGCAGAGCCGTGGttttgcagagctgagctgatTTATGCCAAGGGGAAAAGCCCCGGCCCGGgatggaggtggtggggtgCTTCTAGGAAATGGGTGGGCGGGAGGGGATCGGTGTCACCCGCCTGCTCGGTGCCTTGTTGGTGTGTAGGGCTGCGCACGGTGAGCTGGGCTGAGCACCCTTCGGCACGCTTTCTCCGGGGTTAAAACctctggaagggaaaaaggaaccCCATCCATTCCAGGGAAGGGATATGGGCACCCCTGCCATTTAacaggaggggctgggagggggctcAGCCTCGCTGCACGCAGCCAATCCCACCCTGGtgccccctgctctgcccctctCGCCCCCTTTTGAGGGTTTGGCGCGGTGGGGCCGGGGTTGTCACGCAGCCCCCGGCCGTTCCCCTCGCAGCCTCGCCGTCCTCCATCACCACCTACGAGACGTGCCAGACGTACGAGAGGCCCATCGCCTTCACGGCCCGCTCTCGCAAGCTGTGGATCAACTTCAAAACCAGCGAGGCCAACAGCGCCCGGGGCTTCCAGATCCCCTACGTCACCTACGACGGTGAGCACGGGGAGAGCAGCTGGGCCCGGCATCGCCTCGCCCGCTACCCGGGGACCCCAAATCTGCGCGCCTTGGGGGGCAGCCGagtgcctggggaggggggtggaggTTTGGGGACACGTCCCCTGAGCTGGTTTCTCGCTCGGGTGTTGCAGAGGACTACGAGCAGCTGGTGGAGGACATCGTGCGGGACGGCAGGCTGTACGCCTCCGAGAACCACCAGGAGATCCTCAAGGTGAGCGCGTCCCCGTGGGGGCCTTGTCACCTGGGGCTTAGCGGGATGCTTGGAGGGGTTTGGGATTCCCTGGCAGCCCTGGGGTGAGTGCAACTCAACTCCCTGCTTCGGTTCGGGGTCGtgctggggttttggggagctgcccccagcaggaTCGGGAGAGGGAGGGTGACCCCGGCTCTGCTTCCCCGCAGGACAAGAAGCTGATCAAGGCGTTTTTCGACGTGCTGGCGCACCCCCAGAACTACTTCAAGTACACGGAGAAGCACAAGGAGATGCTGCCCCGCTCCTTCATCAAGCTGCTGCGCTCCAAAGTCTCCAGCTTCCTCCGGCCTTACAAATAGCGCCctgccgccccgcgccccgcggCTGCCGAGGAaaccctcctctccctcccttcttacttcacttctcctcctcccccctgctCGGCTCCGGCAGGACCACCGCCACCTCCCGCTCCGCAGATGTCT
This genomic interval carries:
- the SCUBE3 gene encoding signal peptide, CUB and EGF-like domain-containing protein 3 isoform X2, which translates into the protein MGALQLAGFCTLFFLLHSGKTLANKAGQDVDECVEGTDSCHIDAICQNTPKSYKCICKSGYTGDGKHCKDVDECEREDNAGCVHECVNIPGNYRCTCYDGFRLAHDGHNCLDLDECSEGNGGCQQTCVNMMGSYECFCREGFFLSDNQHTCIQRPEEGMNCMNKNHGCAHICRETPKGGIACECRPGFELTKNQRDCKLTCNYGNGGCQHTCDDTDQGPKCGCHVKFLLHSDGVTCIGERHFQQHVILETFSNETCAVNNGGCDSKCHDAATGVHCSCPMGFMLQPDRKTCKDIDECRLNNGGCDHICRNTVGSFECSCKKGYKLLINERNCQDIDECSFDRTCDHLCINTPGSFQCLCNKGYTLYGLTHCGDVDECSINRGGCKFGCINTPGSYQCTCPAGCKLHWNKKDCVELVKCLSGSVPPRATLTCNKTGKKDSCALTCASKARFQPESDSSYTVSCGTPVLRQGSQQRAANSSQQCLEAVVAPIKQKASFKIKDAKCHLHPRAKGKQDEAGKTGAQGGAAPCSDCQVAFVNLKCDSSKKGKGRRARNSSGKEVTRITLEFEAEIKPEETTASCNLHCLRQKVEKKLKSAIKALKKSINQERFLLRFAGMEYEVARKLSVAPERQESCGPGQQRLGTKCVSCSQGTYYHGQTEQCVPCPSGTYQEKEGQLSCDLCPRSDAFGPVGATNITGCTGQCPPGQHSADGFKPCQPCPRGSYQPEVGRALCFPCGGGLTTKHEGALSFQDCDTKVQCSPGHYYNTSVHRCIRCAVGTYQPDFRQNYCIACPGNTTTDFDGSTSVSQCKNRQCGGELGEYTGYIESPNYPGNYPANVECTWNINPPPKRKILIVVPEIFLPSEDECGDVLVMRKNCSLAVLHHHLRDVPDVREAHRLHGPLSQAVDQLQNQRGQQRPGLPDPLRHLRRGLRAAGGGHRAGRQAVRLREPPGDPQGQEADQGVFRRAGAPPELLQVHGEAQGDAAPLLHQAAALQSLQLPPALQIAPCRPAPRGCRGNPPLPPFLLHFSSSPLLGSGRTTATSRSADVSARSVSAAGDAAPLFRSSFPPKKKPLLNSLFASAPAPSRSSMPGARGSAGR
- the SCUBE3 gene encoding signal peptide, CUB and EGF-like domain-containing protein 3 isoform X1, translated to MGALQLAGFCTLFFLLHSGKTLANKAGQDVDECVEGTDSCHIDAICQNTPKSYKCICKSGYTGDGKHCKDVDECEREDNAGCVHECVNIPGNYRCTCYDGFRLAHDGHNCLDLDECSEGNGGCQQTCVNMMGSYECFCREGFFLSDNQHTCIQRPEEGMNCMNKNHGCAHICRETPKGGIACECRPGFELTKNQRDCKLTCNYGNGGCQHTCDDTDQGPKCGCHVKFLLHSDGVTCIGERHFQQHVILETFSNETCAVNNGGCDSKCHDAATGVHCSCPMGFMLQPDRKTCKDIDECRLNNGGCDHICRNTVGSFECSCKKGYKLLINERNCQDIDECSFDRTCDHLCINTPGSFQCLCNKGYTLYGLTHCGDVDECSINRGGCKFGCINTPGSYQCTCPAGCKLHWNKKDCVAGACPSELVKCLSGSVPPRATLTCNKTGKKDSCALTCASKARFQPESDSSYTVSCGTPVLRQGSQQRAANSSQQCLEAVVAPIKQKASFKIKDAKCHLHPRAKGKQDEAGKTGAQGGAAPCSDCQVAFVNLKCDSSKKGKGRRARNSSGKEVTRITLEFEAEIKPEETTASCNLHCLRQKVEKKLKSAIKALKKSINQERFLLRFAGMEYEVARKLSVAPERQESCGPGQQRLGTKCVSCSQGTYYHGQTEQCVPCPSGTYQEKEGQLSCDLCPRSDAFGPVGATNITGCTGQCPPGQHSADGFKPCQPCPRGSYQPEVGRALCFPCGGGLTTKHEGALSFQDCDTKVQCSPGHYYNTSVHRCIRCAVGTYQPDFRQNYCIACPGNTTTDFDGSTSVSQCKNRQCGGELGEYTGYIESPNYPGNYPANVECTWNINPPPKRKILIVVPEIFLPSEDECGDVLVMRKNCSLAVLHHHLRDVPDVREAHRLHGPLSQAVDQLQNQRGQQRPGLPDPLRHLRRGLRAAGGGHRAGRQAVRLREPPGDPQGQEADQGVFRRAGAPPELLQVHGEAQGDAAPLLHQAAALQSLQLPPALQIAPCRPAPRGCRGNPPLPPFLLHFSSSPLLGSGRTTATSRSADVSARSVSAAGDAAPLFRSSFPPKKKPLLNSLFASAPAPSRSSMPGARGSAGR
- the SCUBE3 gene encoding signal peptide, CUB and EGF-like domain-containing protein 3 isoform X4, yielding MGALQLAGFCTLFFLLHSGKTLANKAGQDVDECVEGTDSCHIDAICQNTPKSYKCICKSGYTGDGKHCKDVDECEREDNAGCVHECVNIPGNYRCTCYDGFRLAHDGHNCLDLDECSEGNGGCQQTCVNMMGSYECFCREGFFLSDNQHTCIQRPEEGMNCMNKNHGCAHICRETPKGGIACECRPGFELTKNQRDCKLTCNYGNGGCQHTCDDTDQGPKCGCHVKFLLHSDGVTCIETCAVNNGGCDSKCHDAATGVHCSCPMGFMLQPDRKTCKDIDECRLNNGGCDHICRNTVGSFECSCKKGYKLLINERNCQDIDECSFDRTCDHLCINTPGSFQCLCNKGYTLYGLTHCGDVDECSINRGGCKFGCINTPGSYQCTCPAGCKLHWNKKDCVAGACPSELVKCLSGSVPPRATLTCNKTGKKDSCALTCASKARFQPESDSSYTVSCGTPVLRQGSQQRAANSSQQCLEAVVAPIKQKASFKIKDAKCHLHPRAKGKQDEAGKTGAQGGAAPCSDCQVAFVNLKCDSSKKGKGRRARNSSGKEVTRITLEFEAEIKPEETTASCNLHCLRQKVEKKLKSAIKALKKSINQERFLLRFAGMEYEVARKLSVAPERQESCGPGQQRLGTKCVSCSQGTYYHGQTEQCVPCPSGTYQEKEGQLSCDLCPRSDAFGPVGATNITGCTGQCPPGQHSADGFKPCQPCPRGSYQPEVGRALCFPCGGGLTTKHEGALSFQDCDTKVQCSPGHYYNTSVHRCIRCAVGTYQPDFRQNYCIACPGNTTTDFDGSTSVSQCKNRQCGGELGEYTGYIESPNYPGNYPANVECTWNINPPPKRKILIVVPEIFLPSEDECGDVLVMRKNCSLAVLHHHLRDVPDVREAHRLHGPLSQAVDQLQNQRGQQRPGLPDPLRHLRRGLRAAGGGHRAGRQAVRLREPPGDPQGQEADQGVFRRAGAPPELLQVHGEAQGDAAPLLHQAAALQSLQLPPALQIAPCRPAPRGCRGNPPLPPFLLHFSSSPLLGSGRTTATSRSADVSARSVSAAGDAAPLFRSSFPPKKKPLLNSLFASAPAPSRSSMPGARGSAGR
- the SCUBE3 gene encoding signal peptide, CUB and EGF-like domain-containing protein 3 isoform X5, producing MGALQLAGFCTLFFLLHSGKTLANKAGQDVDECVEGTDSCHIDAICQNTPKSYKCICKSGYTGDGKHCKDVDECEREDNAGCVHECVNIPGNYRCTCYDGFRLAHDGHNCLDLDECSEGNGGCQQTCVNMMGSYECFCREGFFLSDNQHTCIQRPEEGMNCMNKNHGCAHICRETPKGGIACECRPGFELTKNQRDCKLTCNYGNGGCQHTCDDTDQGPKCGCHVKFLLHSDGVTCIETCAVNNGGCDSKCHDAATGVHCSCPMGFMLQPDRKTCKDIDECRLNNGGCDHICRNTVGSFECSCKKGYKLLINERNCQDIDECSFDRTCDHLCINTPGSFQCLCNKGYTLYGLTHCGDVDECSINRGGCKFGCINTPGSYQCTCPAGCKLHWNKKDCVELVKCLSGSVPPRATLTCNKTGKKDSCALTCASKARFQPESDSSYTVSCGTPVLRQGSQQRAANSSQQCLEAVVAPIKQKASFKIKDAKCHLHPRAKGKQDEAGKTGAQGGAAPCSDCQVAFVNLKCDSSKKGKGRRARNSSGKEVTRITLEFEAEIKPEETTASCNLHCLRQKVEKKLKSAIKALKKSINQERFLLRFAGMEYEVARKLSVAPERQESCGPGQQRLGTKCVSCSQGTYYHGQTEQCVPCPSGTYQEKEGQLSCDLCPRSDAFGPVGATNITGCTGQCPPGQHSADGFKPCQPCPRGSYQPEVGRALCFPCGGGLTTKHEGALSFQDCDTKVQCSPGHYYNTSVHRCIRCAVGTYQPDFRQNYCIACPGNTTTDFDGSTSVSQCKNRQCGGELGEYTGYIESPNYPGNYPANVECTWNINPPPKRKILIVVPEIFLPSEDECGDVLVMRKNCSLAVLHHHLRDVPDVREAHRLHGPLSQAVDQLQNQRGQQRPGLPDPLRHLRRGLRAAGGGHRAGRQAVRLREPPGDPQGQEADQGVFRRAGAPPELLQVHGEAQGDAAPLLHQAAALQSLQLPPALQIAPCRPAPRGCRGNPPLPPFLLHFSSSPLLGSGRTTATSRSADVSARSVSAAGDAAPLFRSSFPPKKKPLLNSLFASAPAPSRSSMPGARGSAGR
- the SCUBE3 gene encoding signal peptide, CUB and EGF-like domain-containing protein 3 isoform X3, whose amino-acid sequence is MGALQLAGFCTLFFLLHSGKTLANKAGQDVDECVEGTDSCHIDAICQNTPKSYKCICKSGYTGDGKHCKDVDECEREDNAGCVHECVNIPGNYRCTCYDGFRLAHDGHNCLDLDECSEGNGGCQQTCVNMMGSYECFCREGFFLSDNQHTCIQRPEEGMNCMNKNHGCAHICRETPKGGIACECRPGFELTKNQRDCKLTCNYGNGGCQHTCDDTDQGPKCGCHVKFLLHSDGVTCIGERHFQQHVILETFSNETCAVNNGGCDSKCHDAATGVHCSCPMGFMLQPDRKTCKDIDECRLNNGGCDHICRNTVGSFECSCKKGYKLLINERNCQDIDECSFDRTCDHLCINTPGSFQCLCNKGYTLYGLTHCGDVDECSINRGGCKFGCINTPGSYQCTCPAGCKLHWNKKDCVGSVPPRATLTCNKTGKKDSCALTCASKARFQPESDSSYTVSCGTPVLRQGSQQRAANSSQQCLEAVVAPIKQKASFKIKDAKCHLHPRAKGKQDEAGKTGAQGGAAPCSDCQVAFVNLKCDSSKKGKGRRARNSSGKEVTRITLEFEAEIKPEETTASCNLHCLRQKVEKKLKSAIKALKKSINQERFLLRFAGMEYEVARKLSVAPERQESCGPGQQRLGTKCVSCSQGTYYHGQTEQCVPCPSGTYQEKEGQLSCDLCPRSDAFGPVGATNITGCTGQCPPGQHSADGFKPCQPCPRGSYQPEVGRALCFPCGGGLTTKHEGALSFQDCDTKVQCSPGHYYNTSVHRCIRCAVGTYQPDFRQNYCIACPGNTTTDFDGSTSVSQCKNRQCGGELGEYTGYIESPNYPGNYPANVECTWNINPPPKRKILIVVPEIFLPSEDECGDVLVMRKNCSLAVLHHHLRDVPDVREAHRLHGPLSQAVDQLQNQRGQQRPGLPDPLRHLRRGLRAAGGGHRAGRQAVRLREPPGDPQGQEADQGVFRRAGAPPELLQVHGEAQGDAAPLLHQAAALQSLQLPPALQIAPCRPAPRGCRGNPPLPPFLLHFSSSPLLGSGRTTATSRSADVSARSVSAAGDAAPLFRSSFPPKKKPLLNSLFASAPAPSRSSMPGARGSAGR
- the SCUBE3 gene encoding signal peptide, CUB and EGF-like domain-containing protein 3 isoform X8 — translated: MGALQLAGFCTLFFLLHSGKTLANKAGQDVDECVEGTDSCHIDAICQNTPKSYKCICKSGYTGDGKHCKDVDECEREDNAGCVHECVNIPGNYRCTCYDGFRLAHDGHNCLDLDECSEGNGGCQQTCVNMMGSYECFCREGFFLSDNQHTCIQRPEEGMNCMNKNHGCAHICRETPKGGIACECRPGFELTKNQRDCKLTCNYGNGGCQHTCDDTDQGPKCGCHVKFLLHSDGVTCIETCAVNNGGCDSKCHDAATGVHCSCPMGFMLQPDRKTCKDIDECRLNNGGCDHICRNTVGSFECSCKKGYKLLINERNCQDIDECSFDRTCDHLCINTPGSFQCLCNKGYTLYGLTHCGDVDECSINRGGCKFGCINTPGSYQCTCPAGCKLHWNKKDCVELVKCLSGSVPPRATLTCNKTGKKDSCALTCASKARFQPESDSSYTVSCGTPVLRQGSQQRAANSSQQCLEAVVAPIKQKASFKIKDAKCHLHPRAKGKQDEAGKTGAQGGAAPCSDCQVAFVNLKCDSSKKGKGRRARNSSGKEVTRITLEFEAEIKPEETTASCNLHCLRQKVEKKLKSAIKALKKSINQERFLLRFAGMEYEVARKLSVAPERQESCGPGQQRLGTKCVSCSQGTYYHGQTEQCVPCPSGTYQEKEGQLSCDLCPRSDAFGPVGATNITGCTGQCPPGQHSADGFKPCQPCPRGSYQPEVGRALCFPCGGGLTTKHEGALSFQDCDTKVQCSPGHYYNTSVHRCIRCAVGTYQPDFRQNYCIACPGNTTTDFDGSTSVSQCKNRQCGGELGEYTGYIESPNYPGNYPANVECTWNINPPPKRKILIVVPEIFLPSEDECGDVLVMRKNSSPSSITTYETCQTYERPIAFTARSRKLWINFKTSEANSARGFQIPYVTYDEDYEQLVEDIVRDGRLYASENHQEILKDKKLIKAFFDVLAHPQNYFKYTEKHKEMLPRSFIKLLRSKVSSFLRPYK